The Maridesulfovibrio hydrothermalis AM13 = DSM 14728 DNA window GAATTTATTTTTTTCAGGTCGGCAAGGGCTGAACTAAGTTTTTCGGTACGGTCCAAAACCTTCTGCTCCATACTGTAATAGGCAGAACGCAATGCATCATCAGCCCGTTTACGGCACACAACATTCCACATTCCCTCCATCAGCAAAGTCAGTTGCCGCACATCATCATCGGTGTAATCAGTCCTTTTGTTCCCGACTCCGGCAAGCAGCACAATCCGGCCCTCGTTAATCAACGGGACATTCATATGTTTTCTGACCGGAACATGCCCCTCGGGAGTACCGCTTTTATGAGGACATCCAGCATAATCATTGATAATAGTCGCTCTACGGAGGCGGATTGCATCGCCCCAAAGTCCGGTATCCTCAACTTTATAACCATCAGGTATTTCTGCAACAGAACATTGCGGCATAACACTGCGCGACCACGCATGCAGCGTAAGTACGGTTTCATCTTTATTTAAAAAATAGATATAGCCGATTTCACTTTCAGTAATGCTTACCGCAGCTTCCAGTGCATAATCGAAAATACTGTTTAAAGATGATTCATTCATTCTTGAAAGTGCCGACAATGCTTCAAACCTGATTTCGTCAAGCTTCATGCGAGCCTGAATACGCTGCTGCTCGCTAAGGTCACTTACAACACACATAATCAGGACTTCATGGCTGACTTCAACCATGTTAAGTGCAATATTACAGTCCAGCAGAGAACCATCCTTAGCCTGAGACTGCCAAAGCAGCTGTTTCTTTGCTCCTTCTAAAACTTCTGAAAGGCTTTCAGCGAACAATTCCGCTGAAACTCCCCCGGCAGGTTGAACCGATGGTGACAAACTGCCAAAAGATAATTCAAGAAACTCTTTTTTAGAATAACCGAAAAGCTTTACCGCTGCCTGATTAGCCCCTACAAGCTGCCCTGTTTTATTTAAAAGCAGGATTGCGTCAGATGCCGCTTCAAAAAGGCTGGCAAATTTACTTTCACTTTTTTTAAGATCTTCCTCAGCAGCCTTGCGCGCAGAAATATCTCTGACAGTTGCAATATGCACTTTCCTACCGTCTAATTCAGATATCGAAACGTTTACACTGGCAGTAATATACTCACCGGTCTGAGTGAGTAATTCAGTCTCAAATTCCTGTACAAAACCATATTTTAAAAGACTTGCAAGCAACTTCTCCCTATCGGCTGGATCACGATAAGTTTCCAGAACATTCTGCGGCAGAATAGGTTTATCCTGATAACCAAATAATTTTCTGGCCTTAGTATTATGCGCAAGTATTTCCCCGTCCGGAGCAATTATTACGATTGCATCAGGAGAGGTTTCAATGAACTGTCTGCAAAGTTCATTTTCAGCAAACAAGTTTGCTGCGGTTTCATAAGAAGATATCACCAGCACTCCAGAAGATTCAGTTTAGCAAATTTAAACGGGATTAAATTTTTTCCATCAGCTTATAAACATTAAAAATATAACCTATTATAAGGTATACACTTTAAGATACCATAAGCAAAAATAAAAAACCATTATTGAGCTGAAAATATAATTGGTTAATCCCGTCTAAAATAATTAAAAAATAACGGAGTCACTCAAAGAGCAACTCCGGTCTTTCAGAGCTTTAATATTATTTGCCAGACGTAATTACTTAACCAGCAGAGTCATAGCCGGAGAAAAGGAACGCCTGCGAACAAGCAGCAGGACAATTATTGAAGATAAAGCTGTTGAAGCCACAAGCATAAACATAACCACAATCTGATAACGCACAGCCTCTTCCGGATCTGCCCCGGCCAGAATCTGTCCGGTCATCATACCCGGCAGGGAAACCAGCCCCACTCCCATAAGAGAATTAATGGCCGGAATCATCCCCGCACGCAGAGCATTGCGAAATATATCTGCCGTAGCCTCCCTGTAATCCGCTCCGTGGCAAAGCATCATTTCAACTTCAGCACGCCTGCTCTTAAGTTCAGAAAAAAAACGTTCCAGAGTAAGAGCCAGCGAGTTCATTGAATTACCCGCCACCATTCCTCCGATAGGAATAAAGTACTGCGGATCCCACCAGGGAGTTGTTCCGATAACCAGCTTAGTGACCAGTATGGTGATCAGCGTATAACTGAAAAGGACCGCGGTAGTTGTGGGCAGAAGATATGGAATCCCTTTCTGCTTAACCCGTCCATGTACTATATGAACCGAAAAAAGCGTCATAACGGCATATAGCCCCAGAACCAGAAAAGCATTATTCAAGCCGAAAAGTATTTTAAGCAAATACCCCATGGCCAGCAGTTGCACAAAAGTTCTGACCACACCTACAGCCAGATCCTTTTCAAGTTTCAACTGGTAATAAAGAGATACTGCACCTGAGACAGAAACCAGCCCCAAAGCAATAAGCAGCTGTTCCCAGGAAATGGAGATAAAACCGGCAGTCATTATTCTTCCTCCACTTTACCGTCCGCAACGGTAAGATGCATATGCGGACAGTCCGGATGGTAGCTGGTGTGATTAACCATCAATACCGCAATCCCCTCCGCTGCCAGCTCTTCGGCAATTCTCTCCACCCGTTCCCGGCTTTCCCGGTCGAGAGAACTGGTCGGCTCATCAAAACAGATTACAACAGGACGGGGAAGGACGGAACGGATCAAACAAAGCCTCTGCCGCTGTCCGACAGATAAATCACCAGCTTCATCATCCAGAGCCACATCTGTAAGAGCAAGACGCTCCATCCAGCCGGTCAGAATTTCATCTGAGGGTATAGTTGAATCAGTACGGCTTTGCAGGGTGAACGGCATAAGCAAATTATCACGGACCGATCCGGGCAGAATCACAGGCATCTGCTGCACAAATCCAATGCGGGTACGCAAGGCTGGCGGATAAAAGGAATCAAGGGGTTGACCTTGTAAAAGAATCTCACCCTGTTGAATCTCCTCCAGCCGGACCGCAAGACGCAGTAAAGTGGACTTACCCGCTCCCGATGAACCGGAAATAAGTACAAACTGTCCGGCCGGCACGGCAAATGAGACCTCGCTCAAGCCTTTTCCCCCCGGCCAGTGAAAAGTTACATCTTTAAATTCCAGAACGGGCATATCCTGATTAAAATCATCTGGTTGAGGAATATTCATTATCATCCTTGTTTACTGCATAAATTTTGATGTGATGCACACTTACGGCAGATATGGGCCATTACTCTTTAACATAATTAATAAACGGCAACAATTGTTTCGCTGTTCACGCTTGAATTTTAAAACAATATTTAAGCTAACGTTTCCTGAACAACAGCCGGTAGTGATCCATACTGCAAGTACATAAGCTACTTTATTGCCAAACCCTGTAAGCCGATATATCTTATCTTTCATGAACAAGCGCGGGAGAAAAAATGAAGCACAATAAAAGCATAAAGAATATTTCCAGAAGGCAGGCACTGAAACTTACAGCCGGAGGAGCCATCGCCCTTTTGAGTGGCTGTGCAGTAAATCCGGTTACCGGACAGCAGCAATTCATGCTCGTTTCCCAGCAGCAGGAAATTCAGCTCGACAAAAAAAATTCACCACACCAGTTTTCAGCGGATTACGGTCCGGTTCAGGATAAAGCCGTAAACCGCTATGTAGAACAAGTGGGACAATCTCTGGCGGCTTCCAGCCACAGACCGGACATGCCTTATAATTTTCGCTGCGTGAATGCCAACTACGTCAATGCCTACGCCTTTCCCGGCGGCAGCATAGCCTGCACACGCGGAATCATGCTGACCCTTGAAAATGAAGCTGAGCTTGCAGCCCTCATGGGACACGAAATCGCCCATGTCAATGCACGGCACACGGCGTCACGCATGAGTTCATCCATGGCAACACAGGGGATTCTGGCCATCGGTGTAGGAGTTGCGGCAACACAGGACAGAGACTTGGTACCGCTGGTAGCTGGACTTGGCGGTATCGGTGCGGGCCTTCTGCTGGCAAGTTATTCCCGTTCCGATGAAAGACAGGCTGACAGCCTCGGCATGGAATACATGGATAAAGTCGGCTATGATCCGGAAGGCATGGTCGGGCTTATGGATGAACTTAATAAAATGCATAAAAGTCAGCCTTCATTTGTACAGCAAATGTTTGCCTCACATCCCATGAGCGAAGAGCGTTATGCCACAGCTGTTAAACGCAGAAAGACAACCTACGCCGGCAGCAAAGGAAAGCTTCTGCGGGAAAGATACATGGACAATATAGCATCCATCCGAAAAATCCGCCCAGCCATTGAAGAAATGCAAAAGGGTGAAGGAGCTATGCGTAAAAAGAATTTCAACGCAGCCGCAGAACACTTTGCCAAAGCCCTGAGAATAGCTCCCGGGGATTACGCAGGACTTATGCTTATGTCCAAATGCCAGATGGCGCAGGGCAATAAAAAACAAGGCTTACAATACGCAGAACGTGCCAAAGCCAACTACCCCGGAGAGGCTCAAGCCTTGCACATGGTAGGTATGCTGAGCCTTGAAAACAAACAGTTTGAACAGGCTCTGGCAAACTTTGAAGAGTATGAAAAAGCTCTTCCGGGGAACCCCATGACCACGTTCTTTAAAGGAATATCATACGAGGCACTCGGCAACCGTGATATGGCGGCCAACGAATACTACCGCTTTCTGCAAATTAATCGTCAGGGCAGCTATGCAAAACATGCATTCAACAGGTTGAATTCATGGGGCTATCTGGAATAACATCAAACCATTATATAAAAAACAGACTAAGTCGATAAGCAGCAGAGCCTTCAGTCGGTACACAATATTTTTACACTGAGATTTGTTAGCTATACCACTGATAAAAAACTTGCCCCTGCCAAAGCTGCAATCACGAGTTCATAACTGGGAAGCTGTATCAACAGCCTCCCTTTATGAAGGTCAATAAAACTTGCGCCTATTTTGCAGATTTAACCTCACGCCGTTTGGCGTGCAGGATAGGCTCAGTGTAGCCGCAGGGCTGCTTGCGGCCGCTGAAAATAAGTTCGCAGGCAGCTTGAAAAGCAATGCTCTTATCATACTCAGGAGACATATTGCGGTAATGCGGATCGCCGCTGTTCTGACGATCAACCACCGCTGACATCTGCTGCAAGCCCCGCATGACCTGAGCTTCAGTGCAGATGCCGTGATGCAGCCAGTTAGCCAGATATTGACTTGAAATACGCAATGTAGCCCGGTCTTCCATGAGTCCCACATCATTGATATCAAGAACTTTAGAGCAGCCTATCCCGTGCTCTACCCAGCGGACTACATAACCCAGAATGCCCTGACAATTGTTGTCTACCTCACGCTGCACAACTTCAGGACTCAAAGTACCTTCCAGCAATGGTATGGCCAGCAAATCGTCAAGCGTTGCTCTGGGTGATCCAGAAAGCCTGCCCTGCTGTTTAAAAACATCCACAGCATGATAATGCATAGCATGCAATACCGCAGCAGTAGGTGAAGGAACCCATGCACAATTGGCTCCGGCAAGCGGATGGCCCTGTTTGTTCTCCACCATTTCGCGCATACGGTCCGGCATAGCCCACATACCTTTTCCTATCTGCGCCTTGCCGGAAAAACCGCAGGCGAGACCTGCATCAACGTTCCAATCCTCATATCCGCTCATCCAGCGCGCATTTTTCATATCGGCTTTGCAAACCATAGGACCGGCTTCCATGCTGGTATGAATCTCATCACCGGTGCGATCAAGAAATCCGGTATTAATAAAAATGATCCGGTCTTTTGCAGCCCGAATGCATTCTTTAAGATTAACCGTAGTACGCCGTTCTTCATCCATAACCCCGATCTTCATGGAACCGGCTGCCATACCCAGAGCTTTCTCAACTCTCTCAAAAAGTTCACAGGTAAAGGCTACCTCCTCCGGTCCATGCTGTTTGGGCTTAACTATATAAACACTTCCGGTCTTGCTGTTCTGAAAACAACCCAGCTTTTTTATATCATGCAAAGCGATAAGTCCGGTCATCATGGCATCCAGTATGCCTTCGGGGATCTCTGTTCCATCGGTAAGCAGCACTGCATCGGTAGTCATAAGCATGCCTACATTGCGAATCAGCAGCATACTTCTACCGGACAATGAAAAAGGTACACCGTCCGGCCCAGTGTACTCGCGGTCCGCAGCCATACGACGGGTAACTTCTTTACCGTTCTTTACAAAAGTTGTTTCAAGATCACCGCGCATAAGTCCCAGCCAGTTACTATACGCCAGAGCTTTATCAGAACCATCCACAGCTGCAACGGAGTCTTCGCAATCCTGAATAGTGGTCACGGCGGCCTCCAGAACAACATCCTTTACTCCGGCAGGATGATCACGCCCGACAACACTTTGCGCATCAATATTGATTTCAATATGCAGACCATTATTACGGAAAAGAAGGGTAGAACCGTTATCAGCATAGCCTGCAAACTGCGAAGAATCAGCAAGGAAGGACTCTGATCCGTCTTTCAGCAGAACACTGAACTCAGCCTTTCCTTTCAGGGCTACTCTGTATTCCACAACATCAGCATGTTTCCCGCCGGCAAGCGCAATTGCGCTATCCAAAAATACTGATGCATACTCCATAACCCTGCGGCCACGGACGGGGTTGTAACTTTCACCTTTTTCTGCGCCGCCATCTTCAGAAATCACATCGGTTCCATAAAGAGCATCATAAAGGCTGCCCCAGCGGGCATTGGCTGCGTTTAACGCGTAGCGTGCATTGGTAACAGGAACCACAAGCTGCGGTCCGGCGATAGTTGCCAGTTCAGGGTCTACCCCTTCTGTTTCTATGGAGAAAGGTTCACCCTCTGGGAGAATATAACCGATATTATAAAGAAATTTTTTATACTCTGCAGCATCATAGTCTTGCCCCTTGCGGGCCAAATGCCACTCATCAATACTTTTTTGCAAATTTTTGCGCTTTTCTAAAAGCTCCTGATTACGGGGCATCAAATCTATAAGAATAGACTCCAGCTCCTTCCAGAAATCAGTGCACGAAGATATCCCCGTCCCGATTATAACTTTGCTCTCCACCAATTCATGCAAAGCTTTGGCCACCTTAAGACCACCAACTGCAATATGGCTCATAATCCCCCCCCTCACTTTTTTCAAATTATTCGCCTATTAACCCAATTCAAGACCAACCGCCATTGGTCAGACCAATTAAACATCTGAATACATCTCTGTCAATGTGAACGAAGAACTGACAATAAAAACTCAATATAATGAATAATTTCGAATCGGACACCAAGTTAGTTTTCATATAATAAACATTAAATTATAAATAAACATGCAAAACTTACTGTAACAAAACTGTACTCTTATATAAAAAAAAGTTCACTAAGCATTTCATATATTATTAAACTCAAAGAAGAGGTGGAGTTACAATTAAAGCATCAAACAAAACATTCTTACGCCTGTACAGAATCTTGCGTAACATCATTTTTGAGTTCTCAGGAGGTATGATGAATTAAAACCGGCCCACGGCCGATAACAACAATTTTCAAAATAAGACGTATGGCAGCTCAGCCGGGCCGTTTATTCTAAGATTATACGACAAACATTCAACTATCCGTTACAAAAAACGAATGAAATTGTTGTTCCGTTTTTTTCTGAAGTATCAAGATTGACAGCACAGCCCTGCACCTCTGCAAGCATACGGGCACTATAGCTTCCCAGCCCCATACCGCCGGCCTTTCCCGATGTGGAATATTTCTCGAAAAACACATCCCTGATTTCGTGAGGAACGGCTCCATCATTATGAATTTTAACAGCCGGCAGCCCTTCTTCCTCCAGAAGTAAAAGAGTTACCCTGCTATCAGACGGAGAGGCTTCAATTGCATTTTTCAACACATTTGAAAGCATGGTGAAGCAAAAATCATCTTTCCCCAGCACCATAAAGGAAGCATTTTCATTCAGAGGTTCCCCCCGAAGCAAAACATCTATACCTACCCCCTTTACGAGAGCAAAAGGCTCAGATTCTTTAGCCAGCTTTCTGACAATTTTTACCAGATCAACTTTTTGAGGAATAAATTCATAGGTTCCAATCTCAATTTTATACAAATCAAGAGACGCATTAATCTGGGCCAGCATCCTTTTTCCAGCGTCTTCAATAAGCTCTAGATTTTCCAACTGATCATCAGTCAGGTTATCACCAAAAGCTATCACACGAGGAAGGTTGATTATGCCGTTCAGTGGAGATTTGAGATCATGACGCATGATCCGTTCTACATCCTCTCGCATCCTTTCCAGATCCTTACGCGGAGAAATATCATCAAGAGTCCATATCAATCCTTCCGCAAGGTTGCCCGGAGAAATAGTCCTGCCTGCAAGCAAGCCCCAGACAATGGAACCATCTTTACGCACGAGCTGAACTTCTTTTTGAACAACTTCTCCGGCAAGCAATTTCTCTTTTACTTCCGGCCAGAAGCTCAAGTACTTCTCCTCAGACAGATACAGCAAACGGGAATTATTACCGATCAGTTCGGCAGGAGTATATCCTGTTATTTCGCAGAAACGGTGGTTGACTCTATGAAAAGTTCTGCCGCCTTTCATATACGCAATCCCCACTGCGCTGTTTTCAAATAAAACTTCAAACTCAGAAAGTACTTTTTTAAGTTCCAAGTCCTTATTTTTTCTCTCTGTAACATCTTCTTTTACAGCTATGAAATGAGTGATAACTCCTCGATAATCCTTAATGGGAGAAATTGTTGCCCCCTCCCAGAAGATCTCGCCGTTTTTTCTCTTATTGCTGAACTCTCCACGCCAAGTCAGCCCTGAATTCAAAACCGCCCACATATTTTTATAAAATTCTTTGGAGTTACGACCAGATTTCAAAATTCTGGGATTGCGCCCGACAACGTCGTCAAAAGTATATCCGGTAATCTTGGTAAAAAAAGAATTCACATATTGGATATTCGCGTCCTGATCAGTAATCACAATAGATGCCGGACACTGCTCAATAGTGCTCCAAAGCCGGCGCAGTTCATCCATCCGTTCTTTTTGCTCAGTCAGATCCAGAACTGTTCCGTAAACTTTAGACAGCCGGCCTTCGACCTCGACTACTTTTCTTTTGATCCTGAGATGCCGTCTGTCCCCGCCTTTCTTAATTATACCGATCTCCATGTCGGTCGTACCCTTTTTCACACTGATACCTTTTAAAAAAGTATCGCGATCTTCAGGCAGTACATGGCTCACTACAACATCCAAAGCAGGGGTAACTTCGCCCGGATCATAGCCGAGTATCCGGAACACCTCATCCGACCAGATATGCTCACCGCTTTCAAGATCCGTTTCCCAGCTTCCGAGATGGGCCAGCTTTTCAGCTTCACGCAGCCGGAATTCACTTTGCAGCATTTCATCTACTGCCTTCAAACGCTTTATTTTGGACCGCTGCAACACCACTGAGATTAAAGTCAGCACTGCAAGAAGTACTAAATAGATTGTAACTCCCATTGCACCAGAATTAATCTGGGACTTTTCAGTTACACGGAGCAGCTCCAGAGATTTTGCAGACTCACGACTTGCCGCCCAGAGAAGAATCATCCCGAGAATGAGTGCAATAGGAAGAAAAGTAGTCCACAACCATCTTCGCCAGTACTTGATATTATCCATTCTAATGCCGAAACCTTATAGTTAGTATTGATCGGCGTAATAAGATGAAACACCGACTCTCGTAAACAGCATCTATTACCAATAAGAACAACTTATTTAAACAAAGCAACATTAAAAAACTCAAATAAGTTCTTTTTATCAATAGCAGAGGAGGTGGTATGGAACAAGTCATACAATTACTTAACAGCAAAATATTTCCATATTTGTGTTAATAACAAAGGCCAGCTGATTTCTCAGCCGGCCTTAAATTTCATATTCAATCTCTCCACACGCATGTCCCGTTCAGCCTGGCATGTTCATACTCATACTTGAAGGCGGACATATCCTCTGATCACCTCTGCGGTTCATAAAAAAAGGCTGTGAAGCGAACCTCACAGCCTTTATATGGCAACTGAAAACCGTCAATTTATTTTAGGACGGCATAGCTTATTTATAAATAATTGTTCCTACATGTTCTCCGTTAAGAGCGGCATGCACATCTTCAGGGTTGCGCAGAACATCAATAATCTGGAACTGCTTGAGGGTCTTGGCATTCTTAAGGAAAGTCAGCACTGCCCGTTCCACAATAAGGTCATCAAGGTCCATTTCAATCAGTTCGTCCACATGAAGTTTGTCATAAAACTTCAAAGTTTCCCGATCCTTGGCTTTTTTCGGATCATCTTCATACAGCCCTTTTTCATCTTTAAGATAAATAACAGACTTCGCGCCGATGTTCTCAGCCAGCAGGAAAGCACCTGAATCAGTACGGTGCGGAGGAATAGACCCCACTTCTGCCGGATGCTCAAAGAAGCCATACGGGGGAATGCCGGTCGTAATTGGCAGGTAACCAAGCTGACAGTACATATTAAGCTGCTCAAGATGGTCGCCATGACCGATCTTCACTCCGCCGTGCTTGGCAAGCAGAACCGACAGCATTTCAGCATTCTGCCAGGAGACTTTATCACCAAGTTTAGACAGCACGCCGGTAGGCATGCCCAGATCAACACCGATATTATAAACGTGACGGGCGCGAGTTCCACCGCCGGTCATAAGCAGAATCTTATGCTCTTCTTTGGCTTTAACCAGCTCATCGAGAATGGGCAGCAGAGCTTTAGCCCCGCGATCCATAATAGATTGACCACCGATTTTGAGCACATTGACTTCCGGCTGCATATGAAAATACTCGCCGGCCTCGGTGCTGCGCAGACAATCTTTGCTGACAAGCGATTCACCCAGCAGGCGAGTTTCTATGTGCAAACGCCCTTTTTCATCATCCTCTTTGATCAGTTTACCCATGTGTATCCCTCCGGATTATCATTTTCCTAAAAATATCAGTTTTACCTGATGATTCATTTATATTTTCAATATTCAGATTTACACAAGTTGCATAAAAAAACTCAAAACACGTCCACTACTGACACTTTGACAGCAAAGCAGTACAGTACATACACTCTGCCTGACGATTATCCTTTG harbors:
- a CDS encoding ABC transporter ATP-binding protein, producing the protein MNIPQPDDFNQDMPVLEFKDVTFHWPGGKGLSEVSFAVPAGQFVLISGSSGAGKSTLLRLAVRLEEIQQGEILLQGQPLDSFYPPALRTRIGFVQQMPVILPGSVRDNLLMPFTLQSRTDSTIPSDEILTGWMERLALTDVALDDEAGDLSVGQRQRLCLIRSVLPRPVVICFDEPTSSLDRESRERVERIAEELAAEGIAVLMVNHTSYHPDCPHMHLTVADGKVEEE
- a CDS encoding M48 family metalloprotease produces the protein MKHNKSIKNISRRQALKLTAGGAIALLSGCAVNPVTGQQQFMLVSQQQEIQLDKKNSPHQFSADYGPVQDKAVNRYVEQVGQSLAASSHRPDMPYNFRCVNANYVNAYAFPGGSIACTRGIMLTLENEAELAALMGHEIAHVNARHTASRMSSSMATQGILAIGVGVAATQDRDLVPLVAGLGGIGAGLLLASYSRSDERQADSLGMEYMDKVGYDPEGMVGLMDELNKMHKSQPSFVQQMFASHPMSEERYATAVKRRKTTYAGSKGKLLRERYMDNIASIRKIRPAIEEMQKGEGAMRKKNFNAAAEHFAKALRIAPGDYAGLMLMSKCQMAQGNKKQGLQYAERAKANYPGEAQALHMVGMLSLENKQFEQALANFEEYEKALPGNPMTTFFKGISYEALGNRDMAANEYYRFLQINRQGSYAKHAFNRLNSWGYLE
- a CDS encoding ABC transporter permease; its protein translation is MTAGFISISWEQLLIALGLVSVSGAVSLYYQLKLEKDLAVGVVRTFVQLLAMGYLLKILFGLNNAFLVLGLYAVMTLFSVHIVHGRVKQKGIPYLLPTTTAVLFSYTLITILVTKLVIGTTPWWDPQYFIPIGGMVAGNSMNSLALTLERFFSELKSRRAEVEMMLCHGADYREATADIFRNALRAGMIPAINSLMGVGLVSLPGMMTGQILAGADPEEAVRYQIVVMFMLVASTALSSIIVLLLVRRRSFSPAMTLLVK
- a CDS encoding malate synthase G; its protein translation is MSHIAVGGLKVAKALHELVESKVIIGTGISSCTDFWKELESILIDLMPRNQELLEKRKNLQKSIDEWHLARKGQDYDAAEYKKFLYNIGYILPEGEPFSIETEGVDPELATIAGPQLVVPVTNARYALNAANARWGSLYDALYGTDVISEDGGAEKGESYNPVRGRRVMEYASVFLDSAIALAGGKHADVVEYRVALKGKAEFSVLLKDGSESFLADSSQFAGYADNGSTLLFRNNGLHIEINIDAQSVVGRDHPAGVKDVVLEAAVTTIQDCEDSVAAVDGSDKALAYSNWLGLMRGDLETTFVKNGKEVTRRMAADREYTGPDGVPFSLSGRSMLLIRNVGMLMTTDAVLLTDGTEIPEGILDAMMTGLIALHDIKKLGCFQNSKTGSVYIVKPKQHGPEEVAFTCELFERVEKALGMAAGSMKIGVMDEERRTTVNLKECIRAAKDRIIFINTGFLDRTGDEIHTSMEAGPMVCKADMKNARWMSGYEDWNVDAGLACGFSGKAQIGKGMWAMPDRMREMVENKQGHPLAGANCAWVPSPTAAVLHAMHYHAVDVFKQQGRLSGSPRATLDDLLAIPLLEGTLSPEVVQREVDNNCQGILGYVVRWVEHGIGCSKVLDINDVGLMEDRATLRISSQYLANWLHHGICTEAQVMRGLQQMSAVVDRQNSGDPHYRNMSPEYDKSIAFQAACELIFSGRKQPCGYTEPILHAKRREVKSAK
- a CDS encoding molybdenum storage protein subunit beta; translated protein: MGKLIKEDDEKGRLHIETRLLGESLVSKDCLRSTEAGEYFHMQPEVNVLKIGGQSIMDRGAKALLPILDELVKAKEEHKILLMTGGGTRARHVYNIGVDLGMPTGVLSKLGDKVSWQNAEMLSVLLAKHGGVKIGHGDHLEQLNMYCQLGYLPITTGIPPYGFFEHPAEVGSIPPHRTDSGAFLLAENIGAKSVIYLKDEKGLYEDDPKKAKDRETLKFYDKLHVDELIEMDLDDLIVERAVLTFLKNAKTLKQFQIIDVLRNPEDVHAALNGEHVGTIIYK
- a CDS encoding PAS domain S-box protein, yielding MDNIKYWRRWLWTTFLPIALILGMILLWAASRESAKSLELLRVTEKSQINSGAMGVTIYLVLLAVLTLISVVLQRSKIKRLKAVDEMLQSEFRLREAEKLAHLGSWETDLESGEHIWSDEVFRILGYDPGEVTPALDVVVSHVLPEDRDTFLKGISVKKGTTDMEIGIIKKGGDRRHLRIKRKVVEVEGRLSKVYGTVLDLTEQKERMDELRRLWSTIEQCPASIVITDQDANIQYVNSFFTKITGYTFDDVVGRNPRILKSGRNSKEFYKNMWAVLNSGLTWRGEFSNKRKNGEIFWEGATISPIKDYRGVITHFIAVKEDVTERKNKDLELKKVLSEFEVLFENSAVGIAYMKGGRTFHRVNHRFCEITGYTPAELIGNNSRLLYLSEEKYLSFWPEVKEKLLAGEVVQKEVQLVRKDGSIVWGLLAGRTISPGNLAEGLIWTLDDISPRKDLERMREDVERIMRHDLKSPLNGIINLPRVIAFGDNLTDDQLENLELIEDAGKRMLAQINASLDLYKIEIGTYEFIPQKVDLVKIVRKLAKESEPFALVKGVGIDVLLRGEPLNENASFMVLGKDDFCFTMLSNVLKNAIEASPSDSRVTLLLLEEEGLPAVKIHNDGAVPHEIRDVFFEKYSTSGKAGGMGLGSYSARMLAEVQGCAVNLDTSEKNGTTISFVFCNG